The sequence CACCGTAGCAGGAACAGGTTCCGTAACAAATAACCATTTTAGCTTTTTCATTTAACATTTCAGCTAATTCTCTGTTTTCGTCGTTTCTGATTCCACCTTCTACGATAATAATATCTAACTCAGGTACTTCATCATATTTAGTATCCATGAGCACAGGGGAAAATTCGAAATCCGCAAATTCCATAACATCAATTAAGGATTCGTGGAAATCAGCAATGGATAAGTGGCATCCGGAACATCCGCCTAACCACATGGTTCCTATTTTAACTTTATCTGCCATATTTAACTCCTCCAATTTATCTTTCAGCATCTAATTGTTGTTTTAATGGAGCTGGACCTAAATCTTTGATTCTGTTAACCATCATTTTAACAGATTCAGAGAATTTTTCACCTTCGGATGCGGAAATCCAATCGTGGTGAACTCTTTCTTTTCCAATTCCCATATCTTCTACTAATTTGTAGATTAATCTCATTCTACGATCCAATTTGTAGTTACCAGCATCATAGTGGCAGTCACCCATGTGACATCCAGCTACAAATACCCCATCAGCACCTTCTTGGAATGCTTTTAAAACAAATTGTGGGTCAATTCTTCCAGAACACATTACACGAATAACTCTAATATTCGGTGGGTATTGCATACGTGCAGTACCTGCTGTGTCTGCTCCTCCATAGGAACACCAGTTGCAACAAAACATTACAATTTTTACATCATCAGCCATAGAGTTTCTCCTCCTCTATAAATATTTTTTTCGCGTTTTAGAAAAACTTGCGTCTTTCAAAACTCAATTTTAAAGTTTTTTAAAAAATTTTAAAATTTTTCTTAAGGTAATACTGTTTAGGCATACCTTAAAATCACAATTTACGTACGTAATGAGCTAGCTCAGCATTACATTATGTACTGATTAATATATTTCATTAATAATTAATATAAAGGTTACTTAGAAAAATAAGCCAAAAAGTTTATATACTATGAAACAAAGTTTTAAAAAAATAGAAAAAAAGAAATAAAAGATGGAATTACATTCCATCAAGACTCATATCAATCATATTCTGAGTTTGCTCAGCCAATTCATCAGGAAGCCCAGTAATATCCATATTTAAAAATCCTCTAACAATCATGGATTCTGCATCTTCTTCCTTGATTCCACGAGAGGTCAAGTAATTAATTTCATCTTCAGAAATTTTACCAACTGCTGCTTCGTGAGACATTTCAAGATTAGCAGAACTGGCTTCAAGTTCAGGAACAGCATATATAAAACTGTCATCAGATAAAACCAATCCGTGACATTCCAAATGGCCTTTAACTGTAGGTACAGTACCTGCCAAATGTCCACGAGCATAAATCTTAGATTCATCCTGAGAAACAGCTCTGGAAATAACTTCTCCTCTAGCACCTTCACCATTTAATAAAACTCTGGAACCAACATCAATAATAGAGTCTTTTTTACCTCCCTGAATACTTTGGAAGATAGCTCTTGAATTTTTACCATTACAATAAGCAGTAGGGAAAGATTGAATAGTACTTACCGGACTTGTTAAAATATAATTGTTAACATAAGTAGCATTATCTCCAACATTTACACCGGTTCTAGGACGAACTTCAACTTCTTCAGCCCAATTATGAACCATTGTAAAAGTAATTTTAGAACCCGGTTTTAAATACATTTCAGAAACACCCACATGCATTGCAGATTCAATATCAGAACCGGTTGCACAGCCTGTAATTAAATGCAATTCAGAATTTTCCTCAGCAATAATAACATTGTGAGCAGTTTGCATAATATCAACATCACTGATAAACATGCAAGCCTGAACAGGCATTACTTCTTTAGTGCCTGGAAGGGATCTTACAAAATAACCGCTTTTAACACCATCTTCCTTTTCTCTTAAAGCGGTTTTTGCAGTGTATTTATCTGCATCAGGTTTT comes from Methanobrevibacter sp. and encodes:
- a CDS encoding hydrogenase iron-sulfur subunit, whose translation is MADDVKIVMFCCNWCSYGGADTAGTARMQYPPNIRVIRVMCSGRIDPQFVLKAFQEGADGVFVAGCHMGDCHYDAGNYKLDRRMRLIYKLVEDMGIGKERVHHDWISASEGEKFSESVKMMVNRIKDLGPAPLKQQLDAER
- a CDS encoding SufD family Fe-S cluster assembly protein; translation: MDVLSVRNVYEDAERAKDKKAPIGADVTIENFTDETVNALDMIDDLDDLSKQTKNDLLKVGVDTEEKNRSGSFLQVDQSNIFTNNSMSDSIEVMNIGVALDKYSWVEDYLWNVVKPDADKYTAKTALREKEDGVKSGYFVRSLPGTKEVMPVQACMFISDVDIMQTAHNVIIAEENSELHLITGCATGSDIESAMHVGVSEMYLKPGSKITFTMVHNWAEEVEVRPRTGVNVGDNATYVNNYILTSPVSTIQSFPTAYCNGKNSRAIFQSIQGGKKDSIIDVGSRVLLNGEGARGEVISRAVSQDESKIYARGHLAGTVPTVKGHLECHGLVLSDDSFIYAVPELEASSANLEMSHEAAVGKISEDEINYLTSRGIKEEDAESMIVRGFLNMDITGLPDELAEQTQNMIDMSLDGM